The genomic region AGCCGCAGATCATCATGGCGCCCTACTACGATCTGCCGATCGGACGCGGGCTCGGACACAACGATCACTACAAGACCGGGCAGATCGTTTCGAACGCGTTCAATCTCGCACACCTTCGCAAGGCGCCGGTCGATGGCGAACCCTTCCAGGCCAAGGCGATCTACTACTACTTCATCCCGCCCGGCACGCGACCGACCTTCGTGGTCGACATCTCTCCGTTCTTCGAAGACTGGATTCGCGCACTCGACTGCCACCAGACGCAGTTCCACAATCCCGAAAAGCCCCGCGCCGATCACCTGCCGAGCGTGCGCGACGTGTTCGAATCGTATGCGCGCTACTGGGGCTGGCAGATCGGAGTGAAGTACGGACAGGCGTTTCTCGCCACCGGCCCGCTGAGCGTGGGCGATCCAATGACGCTGGTACGCGAAGTGGTCGCGCGACTGTGAGCGCTCCGTGACGGCTCGACTCGCGAGCAGGACGCTGGCCGCAGTACTGCTGGTGACGCTCGCGTTCGCACCAGCCCGCGCGGCCACCGACCGGGAGCGGCTGCGCGAGCTCGAACACGCATACGCGACCGGTTCGCTGAACTTCCA from Candidatus Eisenbacteria bacterium harbors:
- a CDS encoding bacillithiol biosynthesis deacetylase BshB1 translates to MPVDILVFGPHPDDAEIGAGGLLLKMKSLGHRTGIVDMTTGDMGWGTPESRLRECEEAARILKLDVRENLDLGDCRVEDTFENRCKVAGLLRRHQPQIIMAPYYDLPIGRGLGHNDHYKTGQIVSNAFNLAHLRKAPVDGEPFQAKAIYYYFIPPGTRPTFVVDISPFFEDWIRALDCHQTQFHNPEKPRADHLPSVRDVFESYARYWGWQIGVKYGQAFLATGPLSVGDPMTLVREVVARL